A single Phoenix dactylifera cultivar Barhee BC4 chromosome 1, palm_55x_up_171113_PBpolish2nd_filt_p, whole genome shotgun sequence DNA region contains:
- the LOC103700918 gene encoding probable inactive receptor kinase At2g26730, whose product MRPASFLLKNHLLLGHFPLSFPPKTRSKKKNKPPTFLLQPLLSPPFLIDIPPPQTSSLANQFSTLPMEKIPTWVISISFPLLLLLTYSANAEKDDVKLSLISFLRKLSSNNSRTDLELGWNASLDPCLNGWAGVDCKDTNTVRKIVLEGLGLDGSIDAGLLCKAESLTVVSLRDNELHGQLPPEISNCTELTGLYLGGNRLSGSLPTSLSLLSNLKRLNISFNNFSGELPPDLPRISGLKTFLARNNSLDGTIPQLDFSNLKEFDVAYNRFSGPVPEGAGLESLVGNAGLCGEPLPAACPPAPSPSPGEKKKSKNLSADKAIMFSGYIALGLVVLLFFTYKLVYRRKADAKKDGSEKKAADSSTKSSSGSKTAASRSEYSLPASNESPAAVSSSLVVLVNPTTKELKFEDLLKAPAELLGRGRFGSLYKVMIDDTTALAVKRIKDWAISAEDFRKRMERIDRVKHPNVLSAVAFYCSTQEKLLVYEYQKNGSLFKLLRGSQNGQAFDWGSRLSAAGGIADGLAFMHQELHDYGIGHGNLKSSNILIKTNMDPCISEYGLMTKNNHQSPPAPSDNIQGSILKADIYNFGIILLEMLTGKVTQNNGSELARWVNSVVREEWTVEVFDKALLSSGAGEDQMVQLLQVALKCTNPSPDARPSMNQVATMIDAIKEEDERSIASEA is encoded by the exons ATGCGGCCGGCCTCCTTTCTTCTGAAAAACCATCTCCTCTTGGGACATTTCCCATTGTCATTCCCTCCAAAAACacgaagtaaaaaaaaaaacaagccaCCAACCTTCCTTCTCCAACCTCTTCTCTCCCCACCATTTCTTATCGACATCCCACCACCCCAAACCAGTTCATTGGCTAACCAATTCTCCACCTTGCCCATGGAGAAGATCCCCACCTGGGTGATCTCCATCTccttccccctcctcctcctcctaaccTACTCGGCCAACGCGGAAAAGGATGATGTGAAGCTCTCCCTTATCAGTTTTCTCCGGAAACTCTCCAGTAACAATTCCCGAACTGATCTTGAGTTGGGATGGAATGCTTCCCTTGATCCATGCCTAAATGGTTGGGCAGGTGTGGATTGCAAGGATACAAATACGGTGCGAAAAATAGTCCTTGAAGGTCTGGGCCTCGACGGGTCGATCGATGCCGGCCTCCTCTGCAAGGCAGAGTCGCTCACAGTTGTGAGCCTCAGAGACAATGAACTCCATGGACAGCTCCCGCCCGAGATCTCCAATTGTACCGAACTGACCGGTTTGTATCTCGGCGGGAACCGTCTCTCAGGAAGCCTTCCCACTTCTCTCTCCCTGCTGAGTAATCTCAAGAGGCTCAACATCTCCTTCAACAACTTCTCCGGGGAGCTGCCGCCGGACTTGCCCAGGATATCAGGCCTAAAAACCTTCCTCGCTCGGAACAACAGCCTCGACGGGACCATCCCGCAGCTCGACTTCAGCAACCTCAAGGAATTCGACGTCGCCTACAATCGCTTCTCCGGTCCGGTCCCTGAAGGCGCCGGCCTAGAAAGCTTAGTGGGCAACGCTGGCTTGTGTGGGGAGCCGCTTCCTGCGGCATGCCCGCCAGCTCCATCACCTTCGCcgggggagaagaagaagtcgAAGAATTTATCCGCAGACAAGGCCATTATGTTTTCTGGCTATATTGCTCTTGGTCTCGTCGTCTtactcttcttcacatacaagTTGGTCTACAGAAGAAAAGCCGATGCCAAGAAGGACGGCTCTGAGAAGAAGGCAGCAGACAGCAGTACCAAGAGTTCGAGTGGCTCTAAGACTGCAGCAAGCAGATCGGAGTACTCCCTTCCTGCGTCGAATGAGAGCCCTGCGGCGGTGTCATCGTCGCTGGTGGTTCTGGTGAATCCAACAACGAAGGAATTGAAGTTTGAGGACCTGTTGAAGGCCCCTGCCGAGTTGCTAGGGAGAGGAAGATTTGGCAGCCTTTATAAGGTGATGATTGATGATACGACCGCTTTAGCTGTGAAGAGGATCAAGGATTGGGCAATTTCGGCGGAAGATTTCCGCAAGAGGATGGAAAGGATAGACCGAGTGAAGCACCCGAACGTGCTGTCGGCCGTGGCATTTTATTGCTCGACGCAGGAGAAGCTGTTGGTCTACGAGTATCAGAAGAATGGAAGCCTCTTCAAGCTCCTCCGAG GCAGCCAAAATGGTCAGGCTTTCGACTGGGGCAGCAGGCTAAGTGCGGCTGGTGGCATTGCTGATGGCCTGGCTTTCATGCACCAAGAGCTCCATGACTATGGGATTGGCCATGGGAACCTCAAGTCTTCCAATATTTTGATCAAGACTAACATGGACCCTTGCATCAGTGAATATGGCCTAATGACCAAAAACAACCACCAAAGCCCCCCCGCTCCAAGCGATAACATTCAAGGCTCCATCCTCAAGGCTGACATCTATAACTTCGGAATCATTCTTCTCGAGATGTTGACAGGGAAGGTGACTCAGAACAATGGGTCCGAGTTAGCTCGATGGGTGAACTCTGTGGTTAGAGAAGAGTGGACCGTGGAGGTCTTCGACAAGGCTCTCCTCTCCAGTGGAGCAGGCGAGGACCAGATGGTGCAACTGCTTCAGGTGGCGCTCAAGTGCACAAATCCCTCCCCTGATGCTAGGCCAAGCATGAACCAAGTTGCTACGATGATCGATGCTATAAAAGAAGAGGACGAGAGGTCTATAGCCTCCGAAGCTTAA
- the LOC103700845 gene encoding ubiquitin-conjugating enzyme E2-23 kDa-like isoform X10, with protein sequence MMSDYTVETINDGLSEFNVEFHGPKESPYEGGVWKVHVELPDAYPYKSPSIGFLNKIFHPNVDELSGSICLDVINQSWSPMFDLSNIFEVFLPQLLLYPNPADPLNGDAASLMLKDQQQYEQKVKEYCERYAKREKFENPSFDGSTDEEISDNESTGSANDDILGAADP encoded by the exons aTGATGAGTGACTACACAGTGGAGACCATAAATGATGGGCTTTCTGAATTTAACGTTGAATTTCATGGCCCCAAAGAGA GTCCGTATGAAGGTGGGGTGTGGAAAGTCCATGTTGAGCTTCCAGATGCATACCCATACAAGTCCCCATCTATTGGTTTTCTGAACAAAATATTTCATCCTAATGTCGATGAGCT ATCCGGCTCAATATGCTTGGATGTCATCAACCAATCCTGGAGCCCAATGTTTG ATCTTTCAAACATATTTGAAGTCTTTCTTCCACAGCTGTTACTTTACCCGAACCCTGCTGATCCACTGAATGGTGATGCAGCTTCACTGATGCTGAAGGACCAGCAACAATATGAGCAAAAAGTAAAAG AATATTGTGAGCGTTATGCAAAGAGGGAGAAGTTCGAGAATCCTTCTTTCGATGGGAGTACTGATGAAGAGATCAGTGACAATGAAAGCACAGGGTCGGCCAATGATGACATTCTTGGTGCTGCAGACCCCTAA